The Pseudomonadota bacterium DNA window GAGCTTCAACGGGCTTGCCGTGCTGGTCCTCGGCTTGATGCCGGGGGCCTTGATGACGCTGTGTCTGGCCGCCATGAGCGGCGCTTCATAGCGATTTCGGCGCGCCGAAATCGCTATGAATACGGCGTTAGGCCGTCAATCGACGCTCGGCAGGCAGCCGAAGCACGGTTTGAGGAGATGATTTCCGGGTTCGACGATTAAGCGTTGCGCGGCCTGATCGGTGTTGCCGCCGATGATGCTCAATGGTAGCGTGACCAAAAAGATGCCGGTACCCAAGGCCGTGGCCCCTAACATCAAGGGTCTGACAATCGCCGCATCGGCGAACATCTCGACCGCGGTTGGGGACTGAGTGCTAGGTCCGGATCGGTTTGGGTCTTGGATCTCTGTGGACGTTCCGTGGTAATCCGCCATTACCAGGCGCGGCATTGATAGCGAGCTAAGTACTAACCCGTAGCTCAGTAAGCAGAC harbors:
- a CDS encoding multidrug transporter; its protein translation is MPRLVMADYHGTSTEIQDPNRSGPSTQSPTAVEMFADAAIVRPLMLGATALGTGIFLVTLPLSIIGGNTDQAAQRLIVEPGNHLLKPCFGCLPSVD